The genomic interval GTACGGCCACTGGGAGCTGCACCGCACCCGGATCTACTTGGGGGGCACGCAGCGGACCTGGTTGCGGCGCAAGATCATCCGCGTCCCGCGGCCCCTCTGACAGGACTCAGTGCCGGCCGCGCGCCGGGACGAGCCTGCTGGCTCGCACGAACAGCGCGCCCAGCGTGAGCAGCCCCAGACCGGTGGCCAGAGTGGGCAGCACGTCGCTGCCCGTGAAGGCGAGCCGACCCAGGGCCGACAGCGCCGACACCTGGTCCGCCTGGGACAGCGAGGAGCCGTGGGTGCCGCCGGTGTGAACGCCCGCGGCGTGCGAGGCCGACCCCGCCGGGCACGGCACCACGAGCTGCTGCAGCGGCAGCCCGGCCGCCGTGAGCTCGCGGATGACGTCGTGGTCAAGCACGACGAGGGTGGTCTGCACGGGGACCACCTGACGGGTCACGCGCACGCAGGCACCGAGCAGACCCTGCACGGCCGCGTCGACGGCGGCGACGTGGTCTCCGGCCGGCACCGCTCCGGCGGGGCACGGCGCGAAGGCCTGCGGGAAGCGCTGCACGAGGGGCGAGGACAGGTCGGCGCCGAGGGCCTTGGCCGAGACCTCGAAGGCGGGCGCTGCGCCGCTCGAGGCGAAGACGCACAGTGACGCGGCCGGGGTGTCGGCTGCAGCGGACGCTCCCGGCTGCGTGGAGCCTGCTGCCGCCGAACCCGAGCGGGTGGAGGCGGAGCCGGACCGTGAGGAGGCGCCGCCGCCCGAGGACGTGCTGGTCGCAGCGGGTCGCGTGCCCGAGCCCGTGCTCGTCGCGGCCGGGGTGCTGCTCCCCGACCCGGTGCTGCTCGTCCCGGTGGGGAGCGGGAGCGCCGGGAGGGACGGGGCGGACGGCAGCGGGACTGGGAGGGTCGGCAGCGCGGCGAGGCCGCCGGTCAGCTGCTGCGTCACGGGCGCCAGGGGGTCCGTCCCGGTCGCCGCCTGGCTCGGAGCCGCCACTGCGGCGAGCCCGCCGCCGGCGACCAGGAGCGCGCCACAGGTGCGCAGGAGGGTGGTGCGGTGGAGTCGCATCGTCGGGGCTCGCTTTCGGCGCAGGTGGTGACGCCGTGACAACGAGGTCGGCCCGCGTTTGGCTACGCGCCGGTAACCGCGACTTTCGCCGGGTGCCGCGCACCCGGCACACGCCTGCTCAGCAGGCGGCGACGAACCGCTGGAGCACGCGGGTCCCGAACTCGAGTGCCGACACCGGCACCCGCTCGTCGATGCCGTGGAACATCGGCGCGAAGTCGAGGTCCGCGGGCAGCTGCAGCGGGGCGAACCCGTAGCCGGTGATGCCCAGCGTGCTCAGCGCCTTGTTGTCCGTGCCACCGGACAGGCAGTACGGCAGGACCTCGGCACCCGGGTCCTCGGCGAGCAGCGCGGCCTTCATGGCGTCGACCAGGGGTCCCTCGAACGGGGAGTCGAGGGCGATGTCACGGTGGACGACCTGGACCTCGACGTGCTCGCCGGCCAGCTGGCGGACGGTCTCGAGCAGGTCGTCGTCGTGACCGGGGAGGAACCGGCAGTCGAGCGAGGCGCTGGCGCTCTGCGGGATGACGTTGTGCTTGTACCCGGCCTCGGTCATCGTGAAGTTCGCGGTGTCCTGCAACGTCCCGCGCACGAACCCCTGCGCGCCGCCGAGGTGCTCGAGCAGCTCGTCGAGGTCCTCGTCCGACCACGCCGTGCCGGTGATGCCGCTGAGCCGGTCGAGCAGCTCGCGCACCGAGGCGACGTACTCGCGGGGCCACTTGTGGGCGGCGATGCGGGCGATGGCCTCGGCGAGCCGCACGACGGCGTTCTCGGGGTTGGGGACCGAGCCGTGGCCGGCCCGGCCGGTGGCCACCAGCCGCAGCCAGAGGATCCCCTTCTCGGCGGTCTGCACGAGGTAGGCGCGGGTGTCGCCACCGTCCTTGGCGGGGACCGTGACGCTGTAGCCGCCGACCTCGCTGACGGCCTCGGTCACGCCCTCGAACAGCTCGGGACGGGTGTCGACGACATGGTGGCTTCCCTTGACCCCGCCGGCCTCCTCGTCTGCGAAGAAGGCGACGACCAGGTCGCGCGGCGGCTTGGCGCCGCGGCGGGCGAGGTCGCGGACGACGGCGAGGATCATCGCGTCCATGTCCTTCATGTCGACGGCGCCCCGACCCCAGACGCAGCCGTCGCGCAGCTCGCCGGAGAACGGGTCGACCTGCCAGTCGGCTGCGTTGGCCGGGACGACGTCGAGGTGGCCGTGGATGCACAGGCCGGGGCGGTCGCGGTCCTCGCCCTCGAGCCGGACGACGACGCTGGTGCGACCCGGGTCGGACTCGACGACCTCGGGCTCGAGGCCGACCTCGCGGAGCAGGCCGACGACGTAGTCGGCCGCCTCCCTCTCCCCCGGCCCGCTGCCGTCCCCGAAGTTGGTCGAGTCGATCCGGATCAGCTCCTGGCAGATGCGGACGACCTCGTCCTCCGGGCGGATGTCCTGCGGGGTCGAGTCGCTCATGTCCCCACCCTAGGGGCGGATTGGGTGACGGGTGGGGCTGGGTGCTATCGTTCCGGACCGCAGCAGGCGCTCCCCCAGAGGGCCTGTTCACACCCTGTCCGGGTGGCGGAATGGCAGACGCGCTAGCTTGAGGTGCTAGTGCCCTTTATCGGGCGTGGGGGTTCAAGTCCCCCTCCGGACACCAACGAAGAAGGGCCCCGACACGCATTCGTCGGGGTCCTTCTTCGCGTATGCGCCGCCGCGCACTTGCGAGGAGCCCGCGAGGGACAAGCGGGCGACGGCTCCCCTCCGGACACCAACGAGGAAGGACCCCGACACGCTTTTCGTCGGGTCGTTTTCGTATGCCGGCGGGGCTGGCGTGTGGGCACACCGCCCTAGGGATGGCGAATACGGTAGACGGTCTGTCCCCCGGCATGCGCCAGGACACCGTCCCTGGAGATGGCGGCCTGGGTGGAGGGACTCACCCCGGTGCCGCCCCGACGGAAGATCGTGACCGCGTCGCCAGAGCGTAGGTACTGGGTCAGCTCGGTCTGCCACCGGGCGTTGGTGGCCCGGGGTCCGCTCGCGCGGTCCGGCCCGTAGGTGCGCCCCGTCACGTCGACCCAGTTGGGGCATCCCGCGGCGAGGCCGCGCGAGAGCGCGTCGAGCTCGATGAGGGCCATGGGCGCGTCCGACATCACGCACCTCGATCCCGCGACAGACCGGGCCAGCGCCTCGGCGCCCGGCAGCGGCCTGAGCGCGGCCGCGCCGGTCGCGAGCACTACCAGGGTGACCGCGGAGACGAGCACCGTCGGCATCCAGTCGGCCACCGTGGTGGCGATTCGCAGGTGTGGTCGGGGAGCCGCGGCGGCTGCCACCGTCACCGCCATGCTCCCGGCCAGGTAGTCGCAGTAGTAGGGGAACCAGGAGGGCGCCGCGAGGAGGACCACCAGCTGCAGGCCCAGCACCACGACGATCCCCCGCGCACCCGTCACCGACCAGGCTCGCAGGACGACGAGGAGAAAGACCGCGGCCGTCAGCACGGTCCCTGCTGCCACCGCGCTGCCCGGCAGGGGCCCGTCGAGCCGGATGAACGTGCCCAGGTCGGCGAGCCGCGGGAGGGGGTTCCTGCTCGGGTGCCGGCCCAGCTGGGCCACGACCACCGAGGACCACATCGGGCCCGGGGCAGCGAGGAAGAATGGCGCGGTGACCACCAGCCCGGCACCGACGACGCCCGAGCCCAGGAGAGCGAGCGCTCGCCGCGGACGAGCCGCCCCACGGGCGCACCAGACCACGACTGCCGCGACCGGCACGACCCACCAGATCTTGACGCAGACCGCCAGCCCCAGCGCAGCACCCGCTGCGGTCCCCAGCCATGCGCCAGGCGCCCGCCGTGCTCGCAGAGCCAGGAGCAGCCCGGTCAGGAAGAACAGGTTCCCCACCGGCTCGAGCTTGGTCAGGTATTCCGCCCCCACCGCCCCGAACCACGTTGCGTAGAAGAGCCCCCCGACCAGAGCCGCGCGGCCGCCGAGCCCGAGGTACCGGCACACCCGCACGACCAGGACCGCGTTGGTAGCCCCTACCAGCGCCATCGAGAGGTTCGCGACCAGGAAGCTCGTCGGGTCGTCCAGAACCCTCGTGAGCGCAGCCCACGGTGCCAGGGCCAGTAGCTCCCCGGGTGGGTGGAGGTAGACGAAGTCGCGGTACGGCATCCGCCCGAAGGTCAGGGCGTCGGACCCCGCGAAGTACACGGCGGCGTCATACCCGAAGTTCGCCCGCAGGGCGCCAGAACTCACCACCACGAGGGCTCGAAAAACCGCGGCGAGGAGGAACACGACGACCTCGACCCGCCCCACGACGGTCAGGATTCTCGCGGGCACACCGACATCGTGCCCCGTCGCGCGGTGGCTCGCCCGTGCCGACGGGTGGTCGATGCTCAGCTCGCCCGCCCGTCCCGAGGGCCGCCCCTGCCTTTCCCGGTGGCCACGCAGAACTCGGCCCACTCCCGCGCCCACGCCCGGTGGCGCTGGCGGTCCAGGCCCTGACGGACCGCGACGCATGCCAGGCCGAGGACCGCGAGCGCGCTCAACCACCCGCTCACGCCCACCAGGGTGCCGATCGCGGCCGACCGGGCGGGTGAGAGCGGCAGCGGCGCCGGCCACCCGGCGGCGTCCAGCCAGACCCGGACATGGGCGCCGGCGCGCAGGCCGTGGTCGGTCGGCACGAGGCCCTCACGGGTCGACCCCCCGGGCAGGTGCCAGCGGGCCGGGGTGCGCGTGGACGCCGCCACCAGCTCCCCGGATGCGTCGACGGCGACCGGAGGGGCGTCCTGCAGCAGGACGGCCGTGACCGAGTGGCCCGCTGCGCGCTGCCGAGCGGCGTCGGCGGCGAGGTTGCGCCCGACCGCGAGCCCGAGCCCGGCCAGGAGCGGGACCAGCAGCACCGCGAGCAGGAGCGACCCGAGGAGGGTGCCGGCCTCGACCCGGTCGCTGCGGCGCACGAGGCTCGCGGAGGGCGCCCACAGCGTCCGCCACTGGGCGGCCACCTGGCGCCCCAGGCGCCGGGTGCCGTCCCCCTGGCGGGGAGTGCGCTGCCGGTGGGATGCCGTCGGCGGCTCTGGTGAGGAAGCAGGGCGTCCGCCCGGCCCGTCGTCGGAGAGCACCTGCCCCACCTCCCTCAGGACGGGCTGACGGTCTGGACCGCCGGCGTGATGAGGCCGTAGTGGCCGTCGTACCGGTGGTAGAGCACGCACCCGCGCCGCCCGGTGGTCGCGTCACGGAAGAAGCAGAACGGCATACCGGTGAGGTTGAGCCGCTCCACCGCCTGTGCGGTGGCCAGGCGCGGTGCCGTGTGGGGGCTCACCGTGACGCCGAGGTGGGCCGCGACGGCGGCACCGTGCGGTGGCCGTCGGGCGTAGGCGAGGCGCAGGCCGGTCGGACCGCCCCGGTAGACCACGCAGTCGATGCCGGTGCAGGCCTCCTCGAAGAGGTGGAAGTCGTAGTCGAGCAGCTCCAGCTCGGCCACCGCCTCCTCCACGGTCCGGCGGGCGATGCTGAACGTCTTGTGCCGCACGACCTCGCGCTCCGC from Phycicoccus sp. M110.8 carries:
- a CDS encoding HPF/RaiA family ribosome-associated protein, with the translated sequence MQATQSLTPQDVRVTISGVDEPDLAELVRTKVARIGRHTHVPVTSAWVRLSRHGDPAVSRPVVAQANLDLDGRLVRAQVEAEGAHEAVDLLDARLRRLVQRAARHWEARRGHEPSYAAHEWQHDAEPTRRHTWFPRPEAEREVVRHKTFSIARRTVEEAVAELELLDYDFHLFEEACTGIDCVVYRGGPTGLRLAYARRPPHGAAVAAHLGVTVSPHTAPRLATAQAVERLNLTGMPFCFFRDATTGRRGCVLYHRYDGHYGLITPAVQTVSPS
- a CDS encoding M20/M25/M40 family metallo-hydrolase, which codes for MSDSTPQDIRPEDEVVRICQELIRIDSTNFGDGSGPGEREAADYVVGLLREVGLEPEVVESDPGRTSVVVRLEGEDRDRPGLCIHGHLDVVPANAADWQVDPFSGELRDGCVWGRGAVDMKDMDAMILAVVRDLARRGAKPPRDLVVAFFADEEAGGVKGSHHVVDTRPELFEGVTEAVSEVGGYSVTVPAKDGGDTRAYLVQTAEKGILWLRLVATGRAGHGSVPNPENAVVRLAEAIARIAAHKWPREYVASVRELLDRLSGITGTAWSDEDLDELLEHLGGAQGFVRGTLQDTANFTMTEAGYKHNVIPQSASASLDCRFLPGHDDDLLETVRQLAGEHVEVQVVHRDIALDSPFEGPLVDAMKAALLAEDPGAEVLPYCLSGGTDNKALSTLGITGYGFAPLQLPADLDFAPMFHGIDERVPVSALEFGTRVLQRFVAAC
- a CDS encoding DUF5703 family protein, whose protein sequence is MVEYEYRVLSFTRKDSRSEIRRTLAEHAEYGHWELHRTRIYLGGTQRTWLRRKIIRVPRPL